The nucleotide sequence AAGAGGTTAGACGATTCTGATGTACGGCAGTAAGTCTGCTCAATTGGTATAGAGAAAATAGACGATGTTGTACCGCAGCAAGTGATGGGGCCGTGATCTGTTTCCAAAGAATAGCCAACTCTGTACGTGCTGCAATAAAAGTTTGCAAAATCAACTTTTGGTGTGGAGTGGTATGTTCATTCATAGGCGCACCTAGTAAAACATGCCAAGGACGAGCCACGCAAGTGACACATAACAACTGAGATAGCCACTGAATCACCTCCTGCCAATAACCCTGAATTCGGGGACAAGACCACCATATATGTAGGTATGTGCCCTGAGCTCCACAGTTCCGCCAACAGCCATCAGAAAGGTGAGGGTAAAATCTGTGTAAGGCTAGCGGTGTGTAATGCCACCTAAatatcattttataacaattCTCTTGTAGCCCAGCTGAGATGGAACATTTGCCAGCACCAGAATAAATGATATCCCAATCATGATCGTCTAGGGAACCCGGAAACTCTAAATCCCAGAGCACTCTATATTTATGGGCCGTCAACACTCTGGTGTTGAACATTGCATATATTTTTGATATGATTCCCTTCATAGTCGAAGCATGTTGACAGAGTGTCTCAAAAAGAGTGTTTTTAGTCCTCACAGTGCTTCGTCGTATCCCTGTTTGCATGAAGGAAGATATTCTAGCATATAATAAAAAATCCAATGTGCTACCGGGATGTAGGTCACTAAGTTGCATTCTAGACAGTAGTTTACCATGCTGTAGCATCTGTCCCAGACATAAGATCCCTGATTCTTGCCACTCCTTGAGGCCTATTGGGCGTTCAAGGTGGGGCACCGCAGTGTTAGTGAATAAATGAGTTAACACAGAGTACGTTTCAGGACCCACTAGTTCCTTTTGCCATCGATGCCATATCCTCATCGTAGTGCGCAGAGCGAAGGGGTAGTAACCGAACTTGCCCCACGCGGCACTAGGTTGCCATGGCAGCGCCGCGATAGGGAAAGACCCCAACATCCCCTGTTCAAACCTCACCCACTGTGGGACATCCCTAGTTCCGTGAAGAGCCACCAGGGCCCGCAACTGAGCAGCATAATAGTACCACAAGAGATTAGGTAAATGTAGGCCCCCCCTATTTTTAGGCAGATAGAGAATAGACCTTGCCACCCTGGGAGGTCGTCTCCGCCAAATAAAGCCACACAGTAGTTGCTGCCATTGCTTGAGCAATATAACAGGGAGACTAATGGGTATAGTGGTGAAGTACAAAAAACGTGGAAGGACGTTCATTTTAACAATAGCTATACGTCCCATCCACGAGAACACTTGTCTATCCCAGCGCCTTAAATCCTCCTTTATATTAGTCACCAAGGGATTATAATTCAAGGTAAACAATTGGTTAACGTGGGGTCCAATTTTTACCCCCAAGTATTTCAAATAGGAGGGAGCCCATAAAAAGGGAAATTTGGCCTTCAGGTCCAGGGCTATAGAAGGCGGAAGAGTCAGGTTAAGTATTTCTGATTTATCGTAATTAATACGCATTCCTGAAACTGCCGAGAAGCCTTGTAATTCAGCCATTACCCCTGTAAGGACGCTTCAGGATCAGACAAGGTCAGCAtaacgtcgtctgcaaaaagcgAGATTTTTGAGTGAACCATGCCACCCCAGATCCCTTTAATGGACCCAGCCTCACGAACCCTAATGGCAAAAGGCTCCAGGAACAAGGCAAAAAGCAGTGGAGACAAAGGGCAACCCTGTCGTGTGCCTCGCTGTATGTCAAAAGGAGGGCCGTATCCTCCATTAACCTTCACCCTAGCCTTGGGACGCTCATAGAGCTTCTGTATCCAGTTCGTAAAAGCATCCCCAAATCCCATTTTGCCCAGGACTTTAAACAAAAATTTCCAATGGACCagatcaaacgctttttctgcgTCAAGTGCCAAAAGCACTGCCGGTATTCGCTGTTGCTGGACCACATCGACTATGTTAACAATCCTCCTCACATTGTCAGCTGCTAAGCGCCCGGGAACGAAACCCACCTGATCGTTATGAATCAGGTCAGGGAGGACACCGTTGAGCCTGGCCGCTAATACCCTAGCCAGTATTTTGAGGTCAATGTTGATTAATGAAATTGGGCGATATGAGCTACATTTAGTGGAGTCCCTCCCCGGTTTAGTCAGAACAGAGATCCCCGCTGTGTTGGATTCGTGGGTGAATGTCTTTCCCTCTAGCAGGGAGTTAAAGGCTTTCGACAGTGGGTCTGCGATTTGGGTGGCAAATTTACGGTAATAGACTCCAGTGAATCCATCCAAGCCTGGCGCCTTGCCAGGCTTAAGGAGCTTAATGGCCGCCAGAACTTCCCCTACTTCTATGGGTTTATCTAGCACATGTTGCCAGCGCTCACTAAGAACTGGCAATCGAACCGTGTCCAAATACTGCTCTATTTCCGCCTCCTGAATGTGATTGTCCTGAGTATATAAAGTAGAATAAAATTCAGTAAAGGCCTTCCTAATATCCACCGAGACGGTGATAAGAGTATCAGAGGCATTCTGTATTTTAGATATGAGCGTTCTAGATTGGGCCGATTTCAATTGCCTGGCCAAGTACTTTCCTGCCTTGTTTCCCCCTTCATAAAATTGCTGTTTGAGAAGCATCAATTGGTGGCTGACTGCTGTGTCCTCCAAGGCTCTCAATTTATCTTTAAGGAGTAAAATTTGCCGATAAAGAGCGGCAGAGGGGGTGCGGCTATGGGCCTGGGTCAAATTAGTCAAGTCCTGCAACCAGGTTCGCCGTTGACTCTCCCTTTCCTGGTTACAAAATGCAGTCCGTGCAATACATTCACCCCTGATCACCGTCTTGGAACACTCCCATACAACCAGTGGGGACATGCCTTCCGTCTGGTTAGTCTGAAAATATTCGTTTAGTGTGTGTGCCAATTGATCTGCGAAGGAGGTGTCCTTGAGTAAACAATCATTGAGTCGCCAGGGTCTAAACCCCCTTTGCAGGTCCCTGAAATGGCACACCAGCCAGACTggtgcatggtctgaccaggtaaTATTATCAATATCAGTTTGGACAACCGAGTTCAGCAAGGACCTGGCCAGAAAAAAGCAATCTATTCTGGTGTATGTGCCATGTACGTGTGAGTAAAAGGTATAGGCCCGTGACTTCGGATAACGGTCCCTCCAGGCGTCCACAAGGCTCCAATCTTCCATTATATCACGCCACTGTTGTCTGGTTTGGGGATCAGCCACCTTCCCAGAGCTTGAGTCTAGCCGTGGAGCCTGcacaaaattaaaatctcccccaaggATAAGTTCACCCTGCACATGCTTTGTCAATAAATCCCGCAGCTCCCGAAGGAATTGGGTCTTGTGAGCAGTAGGGAAATACACATTAACCAGAGTAAGTACCTGCGTGCCCACCCGTACCCTAACCAGCACATAACGCCCCTGTGGATCACAAACATGGAATAACTCCTCATGAGCAAAAGAGGAGGCAAGGAGTATACCCACCCCAGCATACTTAGTATTTTTAGTACTGGCTGCCCAGTGGGCCGTGGGGTACTGCGCGAAACGCAACAACCTTTGATGATGCTTCCTAATGTGCGTTTCCTGCAGGTATACAATTCCCGCCCCCTGTCTAGATAATTCCCTCTGTAAGAGGGTGCGCTTACGCGGCGTGTTAATCCCCTTTATATTAAGGGATAAAATCTTAGTCGCCATATCATCAGACAAGTAGAGAAGCATCCACCAGAGTCCAGCCCAGCTCTCCACACCTGAGACCCATTAGCCTCATCACCAGCTGCCTTCCCGCTACCTATGTCCCCGCTGTCATTCCCACAGCCACTGTCACCCACAGTAAAACTAACACCTGTCACTGCAATGATCCACAAACAACCAGTGTAGCCCCGTGTTATTCCTACAGTATCCCTGTCCCACATGGTTGGATACACCACCTCTGGAGGTCTGTGGTAAGGAACACAATAATAacccctccccccgcagccacCCTCCCCGCCTCGCTGAACCATAGACATTATTTAAACAGTAACACTTGAACAGACCTATACGCATCAAAAACGCGATGAACAACATCACATGCCTCTGTATTGTAGTGAGAGCTGGATCCCTGTTAAACCCACAGGAGACCAACCCTGCATGAGGAATTGGCGAATTATTCAGGCGCCTCAAGTCCTCCGCCGCAAAGGTAACAGTACTTCCCGGTGAAAGGAAATAGCAAGAGAAAGTCAGCCTTTATCCGAAGTAGCTGTTCCACGCAGTCCAGGCTGCCTCCGAAGATGCTTCCCTCCTTTCTCAGCCCTTTGCCACCTCGGTGCCTCATCCCTTCTGGGTTGTGATTGCGGTGCAGGTGGTAGTTGAAATTGAATCGGCAACTGGGCTTTAGAAAATACTCCTGGTGCCTCGGCCAAGGAGGTGATTCTGTAACCCACACCTTGTACCTGAAAGGAGAGCCCAAAGGGATAGGCCCAACGGTAGCATATATTTTTCTCACACAGCTGTGCCGTGACATCCCGCAATTCGAATCGCTTCTTCAGGGTGACCGGTGACAAGTCCTGGAATATGGAGATTTGGTGATTTTGCCACTGAAGTTCCTTGAGATTCCGAGCAATATTGTAGATTTTGTCTTTGAGAGGGAAACTAGTGAAGCACAACACGATATCCCTGGGCCTGTGATCGGACCTAGGCCCCAGCGCTCTATGTGCCCTTTCAAATTGAATATCAGTGCTACTAGAAGGGTCCagcccttccccctccaaggctTGGTGCAAAATGAAGTTGCAGATTTTCGATGCAGTCTCTGCCACCTCTGCATATTCTGGTAGTTCGGGCACGCCCCTTATGCTCAGATTATTGCGCCGGCTTCGGTTTTCAAGGTCCTCCACCTTAGATTGCAAAGTCAGCAGGTCAGAGGAAGAAGTGGTTTGCTGAGATATAAGGGAATTGATGGACTCACCATGGCCATCCAGCCTATTTTCTGTCTCGTCCACCTTGTTCCCCAGGGCAGCCAGATCTTCCTTTAAATCCGCCATGGATGCCATGAGTGCATCTCTGTGCTGCTTTAAGTCCGCCTGGATCTCCAAAAACCAGTTTCTGGCCTCAGATCGCGTGAGGATTTCAGCCGGATCAATGTGCTGAGTTGCCGAGCCTGCACCGTCGCGCTGCTCCGCCTCCTCTCCCTGCTCGCGCTCTGCCCGGGTCGCGGCCtcggcgccatcttgtcctgCAGCTCCCTGCTTCTCATAAGAAAACTGCTTCAGGTCTGCGGGTTTACGCTTGGTAGCCATCGTGCCTCGGGACTCGGAGGGTCACACTTGCCTGCACGGGTAAAATCGCCGGGTTTTGGAGCCGAAATCAGCTAAAGAATAGGTCGTTTGGCGGTAGGGAGCACGGAGCCGAGCCGTCACGCGTCCACCCTCATTCGCTGCGAAcagcgcacccccccccccccccatttttcctAAGCTTTTTAATAGCTGGTCTATTTTCTGTGTTTCAACTTAACCCCAGAACAGAATGTCTAGAATGATAAAATTAAAGGCATGGTTTATCAAAGGATTTCCCATTGAAGCATTTGATGAATAGGGTTCTGTTCATAGCAACAGTATTTTATGTTAAAAAACATCATCTCCAATTCCTGTGAATCAAGAAGCTTAGTATcatttgaattttaaaatttattataacTTTACCTTGTTTTATAATTCATTTGGAAAACACTACAATGCCACGATAAAACATCAGCTCCTACTTTCAACATGCTTTGATATAGGATTACAAAGCCATTACTAGACTACATCAAATATGAACAAAGAAGAATAAATTAATGATTTATACCTTGCAAGCACGATGCTTTGGCTAGCATAAGCATTCTCCCCCACCCAATGATTAACAGGTTTTTCAACAAAACATTTACTCTAAGGTCCAAATTAGACAAAATCCTCTGGCTGAAGATGATGCTTTATGCTCATAAAGATCCTAAATACTAATTTGGAATGGGGTGAGGCTCCCCAGGGGTCAGTTTTCTAAGAGCCAAAAGTTTGCTATGGATGCAAATAAGCTCTGTAGCAAACTTTTGCATGTGATTTTGTTACTGACCTATCCCTAAAACCTCACTGAAGAATAccatagtaaatgacggcagacaAGGACCAAAACGGCCTATACAATCTGCATAGGGTTGCAAAtgccctctgtgcaggttatcccctgcATTCTTTCAGCATGCTAGTTTTCTACAAACTcaaaattaatgagctgctttgcaggaTATTGCACTACAGTAGCTTATTATttggaatttaaataaaattttgagCATAGCAGATTGCGTTCAAAATTGTACTACTTTGAACTTGAAAATTTACGAAAACTTGCACAAATGAGGCTTCATGCAATAAAACACGAATTTTGGAGCTTCTGTATATTTCTGCACACACAGACTGTGAAATTTTCTGCAATTTAATACAATCTAAGTCACAAGCCCATCACAGGAATGTCTCTGGAGCCTCACCTTTTTGCCAGCTAAATTTGCCTGCTTTGTGGATTTAGGTTGGTAAATTTAGTCAGGGAGGAAAATTTTCTAAAAAACCCAGAAGTTTAAGCCTGCTAACTCCCGAAGTTAGCCAGTTACACCTTCTCAAAATTAACCCCCTAGATGTAAAAAATAACATGTATGATCAAAGGGTTTTGTCTGGATCCTGGCCCTTAGAATTCAGAACTGCTTTACATTACCATACTTCTACAAAGTTGCTATACTTACACAGTATTTACGTAATATGCTCAAGTGAAACATAACTAAATCACTGAACAGATATTAACAACTCTTTAGACAACAAAAATTCAGTTTGGTTGCAATCTCTTTATGTGCCTAAAACAAGTGCTGAAACATATACACATCTGAAAATGTCACAAAGCAATAGCACAAATACAGAAGTCAGGCAAGCCATGTTGCAAATGGtaatcttggggttttttttcttcatcatGAATTGGGGTAAGAAGTAGCAACTCAATTATAAATCCTGAATATCAAGTTTACACAATTTTTCTTCTTTAATACATTTACGTCATTCATTACACTACAGTCGCctttaatattttgtttgttgAATTTCAGAGAAAGCTGGTTTTCAACTAAACATAGTGCAAATTAAATATTTGGTGCAAATAAAAAGAGAACATAAAGTTCaattgtttctttctttattgaGTATTCTTTAAGTGCTTTTTAGTTTCAATCTGAAATAGAAACTTTGGAACAAGAAACAGGATGCTTTTTAATGGAGAGTTTGGGCTTTCTTGTTAAGGTTGAAGGACATGCGACGAAGAGAATGTAAAGTCATTAGGCAGCAGCCACGAAGCATAGTGCCAATATTATAAACTGGATCGATTGCTCCTCGCTGGGTACTGAAGGCCCACATGACAGTTGGCACAATGGGCACTGCTACAGCGAGAAGATCTACAAGAAAACTGTTGCTCCAGTATCTCTTCACTGAGCCTGCCTGGGAGATCTTGATATCATCTCTGAATCTTTCATCAAGTGAGATTTCAAAGTCGAGTTCCTTCATTGCACGGTTTTCACCGACTCGGTGATCAATCTTTGTACATGAAGATGCCACTGGAGAGTAAAGTATGGCAGAGTTGGGATCATTTGGAGTTAAGTCTAACATTAGTGCAGGGGCAGATTCAGTGAAGCACTCAACATGAAATCCGCTAGATACCCACAGCCCAGATGATGCGCCCAAAAAATTATCATGGGATTTGAAAATCTTGAGAAGGAGGTTTTCAACATCTAAATTGTATGGGACCACATCAGTCTGAATGGCTTGTTCTGTTAAAAGCATTTCTTCTGCAGGAGCATCTGTTGATTTTTCATCAGGAGCTTTCCCAAGTATCTTTCTGTCATGTTTTAAATGCACAGCAGCAGAATGAAGTACAGCCAAGTTTCCAGATTCATCTGTGGTAGTCAGTAGGAAATCATCAAATAAATCTGTTCCATTTGCCATGCCATCACTCTTTAACAGGCCTTTGTCAAACACGTCCTCTGCAGCTTGGTCTTCCATAACTAGTTCCTCTGACATTTTCCCATCCATTATGCTTTCAGGTAATGTATTAACTGGGGATCCACACAAATAGTCCAAACACTGTTCATCCCGTAGAACACCATTCTGAGCCCGCTCCATACTCTGGAGCAAAGATTCCAATTTCTTGTTTTGAATATTAATGTCTATAAAATACTTCTGAATCCCTTTGTCTTTCTCAGCCAAGCTATTTTTCATGGTTTCAATAACCTGTTTGAGTTGCTTGATCTCCTTTCTTGCTTCTTTCAAGGCCAGCTGTGCTTCAACACGATGACACTCCTCCTCAATCCAGTCATCTCTCATGCGAGCCAACTGAGTTTTGAGTTCTTCTATTTCTGTTTCCCTGCATTAAAAAGATAACCATAAATGTTCCAGCCTTTTCCCTTTTACATCAATTAAAGTTTTAACAACATTTCTTGCACGAGACAAAAACATtcaacacaattttaaaaaacccgCACTATTCTAAAGACTCAGTGTTATTCCATGACACTGAATGTAACACAGTATTatcttaaataatttttttttaaaaaagcacccACCCTAACTCATTCAAAGAAATACTGCTGCTTTCCTCTTAAAGGTAGTGCCTTATATATACCACTTCTGACCTGTCTTCAAGAAAATCAGTTTAGGTAGCTACCCTTCTCTCTACTGTTTATAAATTATTACAaatgaggtccacattcaaaaaaaatgtgtccagctaagtttggaaCTTAGCCACACAAACCTAGGGGTTAAATATCTCCTCCCTCTGACCAGGTTAGTTTTAAACAGGTTAAATCCTTACCTGGCTATAACtcagccagattaaaaaaaaaagtggcttggGGGCTCTTCTGGGGACATAAACTTAGCCAGGTATGTCTGGTCACGgtggagagcaggtctaaagttatctgtgtTCATTCACCTAgttaactttaaatctaactggctttatccactgcctcaggtacaaacttagaggtCATTTACTAATCTGTGGTATTTTCCCCCATGGGGGCTTCCAAAGTTGTGGTACTGGAAATTGTGCAGTTTTTTCCTCAACAGATACATTCTGCAGGGAAAAATACTatggggaaaagcaagtttgctcctGGTAAACAGAGTTTtttgtagatagcaggataaactagccattacatgtgggtgacatcattcagCAGCACTGAACGGACTAGTCTCTCCTAGCTCTACTGGGCATGTCTGGGAGTTCCCACATGGGCACTGACTCGTGAAGCTCCTCAGACTATATCACAGCTTCATCTAGCAAAGAAGTTGGTATTCCATGTCTAAGTCATCCTGCTATTTAAAGCAAAAAACGTTGAGCAAACTTgcctttttctgttgataagtaTGCAGAATTAAACCATTACATGTGGGGAATCTCAAGCTGAAGGTTGCAGCGGAGCGATTGCCGAACAAGCAACCCAGACCCCactgtggagagtagactactgcaaAAACAGGTTACGCAAAATTGCTTGTCCGAATTTACTGTCGGTGCAAAAGGGCTAGATAGGCAGCACTTTTCAGGTATGCCGCATAAACTGGGCAGCAGCATAAGCACAATCTCAAGACAAAATTATCCACATAAAAGCTCTGTGGCAATGAACCACAGATTCAACAGTATCTAGCCCTTCGGGCCAAAACGTGCCAGCCTGTGCTTCTTTATTACGTTGCCACCTGGTGTCATTTAGAGATATAGCATGGCTGAGATTCTCTGCATGCTGTAGAGCTCTTTTTTTctgattggttattgtttgaatgtttctgagtTCATTATTGGTTTCATCCTGTTTTGCTATGTCTCTTTGCCTGTGATCTCTTGCTTTTTCCTATTGCTCCCTTTCCCCAAGGAATGCCTAAGACAGTTTATTTCCTGTCAGTTACAAAAGGCTCTTGGTGAGCTAACATCTTTTCCTGAGTCCTGCTCTCAGGCTTCTTAGAGTATAACTTTTCCACCTATTTATTCCTATCCCACTATTTCTTCTACTACAGTTGCAGTTTTTTCCCTTCTGACTACTGGATTTCCAGAAATTTAACAGCTGAACTGGGCAAAGCTGCCTATGCAGCTTCTCTTGATACCCTGACATCTCCAGTGAGTTTCAACTGTTCAGCTTTCTAATAAATGTTATTTGGTATTCAAGAATTGAGTTTTCTGGGATCTGAAGCTGGGAAAGGAAAAAAGGTTTAACTGATTGTTTAGCATTTCAAGCAAAGGCATATGACGAATGAAAACAGTACACTGCCGCAACCAGCTCCCTGCATTGGAAAGCATTTGCACAGTGTGTCAGCTAAACCCTGACTTTGTTCATTTATGGAGGAATTCAGCCACTGCAATGGATGGGAGCTTCTTTAGGAATACTAACAACTTTTGACTGCATGGTTGCAATAGCAGACTGCAAGATCCCACATAATGCCATTATTGAAGGAGTAGATTAATTTAACTGGGCAACCAACTTTTAATCGGACTAAGTGGTTTTGTACACTTTAAACCGGgggtggtgaactccagtcctcgagggccacaaacaggcctggtcttcaggataaccacaatgaatatgcatgagatagttttgcatacattggaggcagagcatgcagatctatctcatgtatattcattgtggatatcctgaaaacctggccagtttgtggcccttgaggaccggagtttgccacctgtgcTTTAAACTCTCAGTATTGAGAGTTTTGGATATATTCTATGCCATTATTTTTGTCTTGTTCTGTGTTTGTATGTTGTGCACACTTTTGATATAATAAGATTATTTAGGTTCATGCCTGATGCAAGCAATTTGCCAAAACATGGCTATGTTGGCTGTTTGTTAGTATCTCTTATTTGTCTTTGTTCATTATCtatttacaaattattttattttatattgatattAAAATCATATTTGATTTAAGTGATGATTTAGCAGTCTGGAATATTagtgttcatttttcatttaaatagtCCATTTGATTTTTAGTTTTACATTTCTTGTTTTCTCATTTTTGGCGACCACTCACGTTGTTTTTGTCCTTTGTAACATCCACATCTCTGTCTTCTCTCTGAATTTATCACCCCCACTGCTTGACACATCAGTGATCCTTTTTCTCTTTGAAGCTCACAACTACGGAAGCCTGTGGGCATCATTAACTATAGCAaaggctttcaataccatcttgaAAGCACCATAGGTAATACAGACcagctttcaataccatcttaaAAGCACCATAGGTAATACAGACCAACTTTCAATACCATCTTAAAAGCACCATAGGTAATACGGACcagctttcaataccatcttaaAAGCATCATAGGTAATACAGACCAGTTGCTTTTGTCACACCTCACCAGTCTCCAATAGATATGTTGAGGAATGCCAcctgtttctcttaagggaaaAACTGGATGAATTCCCAGGCCCCTTTCAATGCATTATATTTATTTGGTAGGATGCTGTGAAAGACTAGAGCATAGCATTCTAATAATGTTTCTGGAAAAAATCCAAGATCTGAGAATCCCATTTAGATGGAAATGGACATACTAAACAAAGCCTAGGAGATCGCCAACCCTGGAGTGAAGAATTATGAGGCCTAACAGTCATCTCCTTGGGCATCCCAATCAGTCCATGATGAGGGGCAGGAGAAGCTTTCCCCTCCAAATCTTCTCAGCTTTGAGATGGTGATGAAACAGTTTTCAATGCTGAATCTTCATTTGCATTCTAGTACTTAGAGGTGGATCTCTCGATGCATCAAGAAGTGTTCATGTCCCCAGAATTTGAATTCTGAATATGCCAAGGGTGAAACTCGTCAATCCTTATGTCCAACTCCAtcttgaagagggtggatgataatATTGGTATAAGAATAGAAACAGAACTGAAATCCTACAAGCACTGGAGACCAATGGTGCATTCATCTCCAGGCACGATGGTTTGGATGGTATGGCAACCCTTACACCTCCATTCTCATGGAGATATGAGGTGAAAATAAACACCAAAGCTTTGGAATCTGGGCTTGAATCTGGCCCTCTCAGTTTCTGTTCTAAAGTGTCCAGAGTCTTATCTAGGTTCAAGTGTGGGGAAACAAGACTTATCTCAGTTGTTGGGCCTATCCTCTGATTGAGGAGCCAAAGAGGTTGAGGGCTCCTTCAGCACACCCTTGAAAGTAGTGCTTAGCATGGTTTCTTGTCTGTGTGTAACAAGCACTGCACTAGCTCTCATAGGCTTTGGGCGTACCTTCACACCGGTCCGTTTACACTTCATGCACTTGTGTAACTCCAAAATAAAACACAGGGAATCAGATATTCAAACGCCAGacaagatttatccagctatctagcagctgttcaat is from Rhinatrema bivittatum chromosome 2, aRhiBiv1.1, whole genome shotgun sequence and encodes:
- the SYBU gene encoding syntabulin isoform X1 codes for the protein MFTMFSDDQKAQEKDIARSRIPRLVLRPYLPKQKISPASESPFSEEESKDFNPSSTISSNSFCSDDTGCPSSQSVSPVKTPSDAGNSPISFCEEDYTRKKANTGTGVDGNIQSARHKKELKACLVKPGSEADFSSSSSTGSISAPEIHMSAAAGSKRSSFSRNRGSHGRINSGSSHKTGSSPPNSREKDLLSVLCRNHLSPVSAHENYGASSASSSNSGSYKGSDTSPTLRRNIRYASCGENHGIKPPSPEQYLTPLQQKEVTIRHLKTKLKDSENRLQERETEIEELKTQLARMRDDWIEEECHRVEAQLALKEARKEIKQLKQVIETMKNSLAEKDKGIQKYFIDINIQNKKLESLLQSMERAQNGVLRDEQCLDYLCGSPVNTLPESIMDGKMSEELVMEDQAAEDVFDKGLLKSDGMANGTDLFDDFLLTTTDESGNLAVLHSAAVHLKHDRKILGKAPDEKSTDAPAEEMLLTEQAIQTDVVPYNLDVENLLLKIFKSHDNFLGASSGLWVSSGFHVECFTESAPALMLDLTPNDPNSAILYSPVASSCTKIDHRVGENRAMKELDFEISLDERFRDDIKISQAGSVKRYWSNSFLVDLLAVAVPIVPTVMWAFSTQRGAIDPVYNIGTMLRGCCLMTLHSLRRMSFNLNKKAQTLH
- the SYBU gene encoding syntabulin isoform X3 — protein: MFTMFSDDQKAQEKDIARSRIPRLVLRPYLPKQKISPASESPFSEEESKDFNPSSTISSNSFCSDDTGCPSSQSVSPVKTPSDAGNSPISFCEEDYTRKKANTGTGVDGNIQSARHKKELKACLVKPGSEADFSSSSSTGSISAPEIHMSAAAGSKRSSFSRNRGSHGRINSGSSHKTGSSPPNSREKDLLSVLCRNHLSPVSAHENYGASSASSSNSGSYKGSDTSPTLRETEIEELKTQLARMRDDWIEEECHRVEAQLALKEARKEIKQLKQVIETMKNSLAEKDKGIQKYFIDINIQNKKLESLLQSMERAQNGVLRDEQCLDYLCGSPVNTLPESIMDGKMSEELVMEDQAAEDVFDKGLLKSDGMANGTDLFDDFLLTTTDESGNLAVLHSAAVHLKHDRKILGKAPDEKSTDAPAEEMLLTEQAIQTDVVPYNLDVENLLLKIFKSHDNFLGASSGLWVSSGFHVECFTESAPALMLDLTPNDPNSAILYSPVASSCTKIDHRVGENRAMKELDFEISLDERFRDDIKISQAGSVKRYWSNSFLVDLLAVAVPIVPTVMWAFSTQRGAIDPVYNIGTMLRGCCLMTLHSLRRMSFNLNKKAQTLH
- the SYBU gene encoding syntabulin isoform X2 yields the protein MGPLQDPKKAQEKDIARSRIPRLVLRPYLPKQKISPASESPFSEEESKDFNPSSTISSNSFCSDDTGCPSSQSVSPVKTPSDAGNSPISFCEEDYTRKKANTGTGVDGNIQSARHKKELKACLVKPGSEADFSSSSSTGSISAPEIHMSAAAGSKRSSFSRNRGSHGRINSGSSHKTGSSPPNSREKDLLSVLCRNHLSPVSAHENYGASSASSSNSGSYKGSDTSPTLRRNIRYASCGENHGIKPPSPEQYLTPLQQKEVTIRHLKTKLKDSENRLQERETEIEELKTQLARMRDDWIEEECHRVEAQLALKEARKEIKQLKQVIETMKNSLAEKDKGIQKYFIDINIQNKKLESLLQSMERAQNGVLRDEQCLDYLCGSPVNTLPESIMDGKMSEELVMEDQAAEDVFDKGLLKSDGMANGTDLFDDFLLTTTDESGNLAVLHSAAVHLKHDRKILGKAPDEKSTDAPAEEMLLTEQAIQTDVVPYNLDVENLLLKIFKSHDNFLGASSGLWVSSGFHVECFTESAPALMLDLTPNDPNSAILYSPVASSCTKIDHRVGENRAMKELDFEISLDERFRDDIKISQAGSVKRYWSNSFLVDLLAVAVPIVPTVMWAFSTQRGAIDPVYNIGTMLRGCCLMTLHSLRRMSFNLNKKAQTLH